CACGGAGTCGTTCCCAGAGTCGTAGGACCTCCGAGACCACGACTTGCCGCTCAATGAGCGAGAACCCAGCGACGACGACCAGAAAGCCAACGCCCGTCCAGGGCGACACCGCCGACTCCAACACTAACCAGCCGCTAAGTGCGGCGAACACGGGCACGAAATACGCCACCAGATTCGTCCGGACCGGTCCGATCCGCTCGATCAAACCGAAGTATATCGCGTAGGCGACGGCCGTCGACGGGATCCCGAGCGAAGCGATGCTCAACAAGGTTACCGTATCGAGCGCGAACAGATTCGGCTGGACTTCACCCACGACGAGGCTCCCGAGATGCAGAATCACCGCCCCGAAGGCCATCGACCACGCGGTCACGACCACGCTCTCCAGCGTCGGTTCAATCCTTCGAAGCAACACGCTGCCGAGTGCGACTGCCCCAGCGGCACCCAGGACGAGTAGTTGACCAACCGAACTCGGATCAGCTAGCGTCGCCGGTGACGGCTGGACGATTATCACGACGCCACAGAGCGCAACCCCGATACCAGCGACACCCAGAACCGACAGTCGATTGCCGAGGAGCCACCAAGCGAACACGGGTGCGAGAATCGGATTCAATCCATACATCACCGAGGCTGCTGCAGGTGTCGTCGACACCTGACCGAGAAACAGGAGTCCGTTGTTCAGCGCAACCAGCAATATCGCCCCGGTGGAGATGGCTAGAAGGTCGCGACGATTGGTCGGCAGCCACGACCCCCGACCCCGGGTGAGTACAACGTATCCCAGCAATACGACGGCAGCGACATCGAATCGAAGGCCAGCGAACAGGACTGGAGGTAGTTCACGAAGCCCCGTTTTGATTGCGGCGAACGAACCGCCAAATAGCGCGGCGAGGAGCACGAAGAGGCCAGCATCGCGATAGCGTGGTGAAAGGGTGAATCCCGAGAGAGGTACAATTGCCACGGTCAATGTATTCACTGGACGGATAAGTAGACAATTGAGAGAGTAGCGCATACTCACGGACTCGAAACAATTGACCAGTCAGTGACACGACCGCCGACATGTCGACGGGGAAGCCGTTGTGGATTCGGGACCGTTCTTGGCCCACCTGGGGGTTGGAGGCGGGCAGGGATGCAAAGCGCCTCGTAAACGCATGAAATCCTCGCCTCGAGGAGCGAACGGCGTCAGTCGTGAACGAGTAGGGTAGTCACAAGCGTCTGCGGGCCATACATTCGCACAATCGTCACGGCTCTGCATCCCGTCGACGTCAATTGAATACACTTACCGATTGGCCCACGCGAGTAAGCAACCGAGCGGTGCAATAAAGAAGCGCAGAGAGAGCGCACGCACGGCGGTCGTCCGTCGTTTCAGGGACCGTTACCGAATCGGTACGAGATGCCTGTTCTGAGTACGCTCGTCTTTCAGTTGCATTGCTCACATATTACTATTATAATCGCCGGGGAGTGGTGAGCTATGAGTTCGCTAGTCGTACTCGCATTCGAGGACATGGACGGTGCCGAGCAGATGCGTGAACGGATGTACCAGTTCCAGAAGCGCGAACTGATTACGCTCGAAGACGCCGCCGTCGTCGTACGAGGAGAGAACGGTCGAGCGAAGGTCAAGCAGGCACAGAGCCTGGTCGGTACCGGCGCGCTCGGTGGGGCATTCTGGGGACTGCTCATCGGTCTCCTGTTTTGGGCGCCGTGGCTCGGATTGCTCGCAGGGGCCGCGAGCGGCGCACTCGCGGGTAAACTCGGTGACATCGGTATCGACGACGACTTCATCAAAGAAGTGAGCGAGACCATCGAACCCGGAACGTCGGCCCTGTTCCTCCTAGTTCGGGAGGCACAGTTAGACCGCATCGTCGAGGACTCGAGTGACATCGAGTTCGACATCATCGAGACGAACCTCTCCCCGGAGGACGAGACGCGTCTCCGGGAAGCCTTCGCCGCCGAAGAGGTCGCCGGATAGGTCACTCCAGACCGGTTTCCGGGACAACGCAACGCCCGGGTCGGACGATCGTGAGACGCTCAGCAGACTGTATCGCCAAATGACCAATACTACCAACAGATATGCGCTTAGTTCAAATACTGATTCCGAAGGGAAACCGTTCGTCCGTCATCGGTGCCCTCGACGAGAACGGCATCGACTACGCGGTGTTCGATGAGGTCGGACGCGGTGAGTTCGAGGCGATGGTCCAGTTCCCCATCCCGCCGAGTGGCGTCGAACCTGTGATGGAAGAACTGGTCGAGGCTGGCGTGCGAGAGGACGCTTACACTATCGTCTTGCCGACGGAGACCGTCGTCTCACAGCGTCTCTCGGCTCTCGTCGAGCGGTTTCCCGGCCTCCGCATCTCGCGGGACGAACTGTACGCGCGCGCACAAGACTTGGCCCCGGCGAACTCCACGTTCTTCGCCTTCCTCATCCTGAGCACGGTCATCGCGACGACCGGGTTGCTACTCGACTCCTCGGCGACTATCATCGGCGCGATGGTCGTCGCGCCGCTTATGGGGCCCGCGATATCGGCGTCCGTCGGAGCGATACTCGACGACCCGGGGATGGCTTCACGGGGCATCACCCTGCAGGTGACGGGACTGTTCGCCGCCATCGTCACGGCGGCGCTCATGGGGTGGCTCCTCCAGCAGACGATTCTCATCCCGCCGGGACTGGATATACAGACGATTCCGCAGATCGCAGAGCGGACCAGTCCGAACTTCCTGTCGCTCTTTCTCGCGCTCGGGTCGGGCATCGCGGGGTCGCTCAGCATCATGCGGGGGTCGGGGTCGACGCTCGTCGGCGTGGCTATCGCAGTGGCGCTCGTTCCCCCCGCGGCCACCTCCGGTCTCGGCATCGCGTTCGGTCTGACTGGCGTCGCGATTGCCGGGGCAGTCCTCGTCATCGTGAACCTGCTCGCTATCAACGTCTCAGCGCTGATTCTGTTCTATGCGGCCGGGTTCAGACCGCTGGAGGCCGAGAAATTCGAGGGCGTTCGCGAGTCGGTCGTCTCGCGAATCGTCGTCATCGGCATCGCCATCGCGGTGCTCTCGATAGCTCTCGGCACAGTCACGTGGGCGACGTTTCAGACGCAGTCGTTCGAACAGCGGACGCAGGACGCGCTCGAACAGCGGTTCGAGGAGGCGAACATCGAGGACGTCGAACTCGTCTCGGTCACTGTCGACTACCGACCGGCCGACCTCCTCCTCGGGAACCAACCGCAAGTCGATGTGCTCGTGGCCGTCCCGCGGAACGCTGACGTGCCGCCGGACCTCGCACAGCGCTGGGACGACGAGTTGACCGCGGCAATGGGTCGAGACGTGGTCGTCCGTGTCGGCTTCATCGAGGCGCAGTTGTCCGACGGTCGCTCTCCGGCGAGCGAGATGGCGGTTCGCACAGCCACGCGCGAGGTTCGACCGCAGGTGTCGCGACCGATACACAGCGGCGGAGCGGACGGACGGCGAACGGCACGGCCGACGGGAGCGTGACGAACGTGGCACAGCAACTTCCAACGGAGTGGTTTCTCAGCGACGAGCGACTGAACGCCGCGGTGGCGTGGGCCATCACGGTGATGTTGCTCCTCGCGGCGGTGAACGCACTCTTCGCCCTTCGTCTGGTCGACGCGGTCCTCGCCGGAGCGGCCGCGTCGGTGGCGATAGTCCCTGCACTCCGCTCCGGGAGATGGACGCGAACCGTACCGTGGCCGTTGCTCCTGCTTTCGACCGCACCGCTGGTCGTCGGGGCGTTAGAGCCGACGCTGTTCGGGCTTGTCGTTTCTGGTACCGGCATCGCGGGACTGGGGATGCTCCTCGTCGTCGTCTTGCAGATGACGACGAGCGTCAGGATGACGCCCCTGTTCGCCATCGCGTTCGTCGTCCTCGTGACGCTCGCGTTTGCCGGATTTTGGGCTGTCGGGTCCGCGTTCTCGGCAGCCACCCTCGGAACCGACTTCGTCCAGACGAACACCGCCCTGATGTACGTCTTTTCGGCAGCGTTACTCGGGTCACTGGTCGGCGGCGTCATCTTCCGATGGTACTTCCGCCGACAACTCCGCCGCTCGGGTGTGTCGGCCGCTCGGGAGGAGGTGCAGCGGACGTGATACTCGAACAGACCGAGTTCTCGGGTCGATGGCAAGCGGCGCTCGTCAGCGTGCTCCAAGTCCTGATGGTCGCTATCTTCGCGGTCGGACTGTGGCTCGGCAACGGGGGCGTCGCTGTCAACGCAGGCGTCGGGTTCCTCGTCACGTTACTCCCGGCGTTCCTGGAGCGTAACTACCGGTTCACGATGAGTACGGGACTCGTGCTGTGGATTACAGGTGCAATGTTCCTGCACGCGCTGGGGACGCTCCCGCTCCCGGGGCTAGACCTCCAGACGTTGTACGGGTCGACGTGGTGGTGGGACCACATGACCCACGCGCTCTCCTCGTCGCTGGTGGCTGGCGTCGCCTACGCTGTCGTCCGAGCGCTCGACCAGCACACCGACGCCATCAACTTCCCACCGCGATTCCTCTTCGGCTATCTGCTCGTTTTCGTCATGGCATTCGGCGTGCTCTGGGAACTCCTCGAGTTCTACATCAGCCTCGTCGCCCAGTTACTTGGAAACGCGTCGATTCTGACGCAATACGGACTCGACGACACCCTCCTCGACCTCTCGTACAACACGCTCGGCGGACTGCTGGTCGCCCTGTTCGGAGCCGTCCATCTAACCGGCGTCTCCGACGAACTCGCCACTCGATTCGAC
This window of the Haloarcula marina genome carries:
- a CDS encoding DUF1269 domain-containing protein; amino-acid sequence: MDGAEQMRERMYQFQKRELITLEDAAVVVRGENGRAKVKQAQSLVGTGALGGAFWGLLIGLLFWAPWLGLLAGAASGALAGKLGDIGIDDDFIKEVSETIEPGTSALFLLVREAQLDRIVEDSSDIEFDIIETNLSPEDETRLREAFAAEEVAG
- a CDS encoding DMT family transporter gives rise to the protein MRYSLNCLLIRPVNTLTVAIVPLSGFTLSPRYRDAGLFVLLAALFGGSFAAIKTGLRELPPVLFAGLRFDVAAVVLLGYVVLTRGRGSWLPTNRRDLLAISTGAILLVALNNGLLFLGQVSTTPAAASVMYGLNPILAPVFAWWLLGNRLSVLGVAGIGVALCGVVIIVQPSPATLADPSSVGQLLVLGAAGAVALGSVLLRRIEPTLESVVVTAWSMAFGAVILHLGSLVVGEVQPNLFALDTVTLLSIASLGIPSTAVAYAIYFGLIERIGPVRTNLVAYFVPVFAALSGWLVLESAVSPWTGVGFLVVVAGFSLIERQVVVSEVLRLWERLRGNPPVAENVSDD
- a CDS encoding TIGR00341 family protein; this translates as MRLVQILIPKGNRSSVIGALDENGIDYAVFDEVGRGEFEAMVQFPIPPSGVEPVMEELVEAGVREDAYTIVLPTETVVSQRLSALVERFPGLRISRDELYARAQDLAPANSTFFAFLILSTVIATTGLLLDSSATIIGAMVVAPLMGPAISASVGAILDDPGMASRGITLQVTGLFAAIVTAALMGWLLQQTILIPPGLDIQTIPQIAERTSPNFLSLFLALGSGIAGSLSIMRGSGSTLVGVAIAVALVPPAATSGLGIAFGLTGVAIAGAVLVIVNLLAINVSALILFYAAGFRPLEAEKFEGVRESVVSRIVVIGIAIAVLSIALGTVTWATFQTQSFEQRTQDALEQRFEEANIEDVELVSVTVDYRPADLLLGNQPQVDVLVAVPRNADVPPDLAQRWDDELTAAMGRDVVVRVGFIEAQLSDGRSPASEMAVRTATREVRPQVSRPIHSGGADGRRTARPTGA